One Platichthys flesus chromosome 14, fPlaFle2.1, whole genome shotgun sequence genomic region harbors:
- the LOC133968320 gene encoding major facilitator superfamily domain-containing protein 12-like, with product MKSVLCLTMPDTERPLSAAGKLSYALGHFLNDLCASMWFTYLLVFYHSVLGFRNTNAGVLLLVGQVADALSTPLIGYESDRNPGCGNYGRRKTWHLVGTLSVVLSFAFIFNQCLGCNPLTPQWVSLTYFIPFIIIFQFGWAATQISHLSLIPELVTCEDAKVELTAYRYAFTVIANITVYAVAYLLFHLQASEDGDPLSDELGPVDIPIFRNLALIVLGIGAVFSILFHLGTKESRHRAEGEAREEDVRKRKEKVEEESERSPLLPRSQTSSSLLQWKCWLQQPSFYQVALLYMSTRLIVNLSQTYISMYLINTLGLHKKFIATIPLVMYMSGFLSSFIMKPLTKLIGKCLTYFVGLLLIMAFSYWVLLDVRMGQQVYGAAVLLGAGSATILVISLAMTAELISNQTQSGAFVYGAMSFTDKLANGVAVMIIQALHPCHTVVCCPACVWFYHYIMVIVTGGVAVVAAMALCSILIWPISIRPRGLPVISNDVIPDNSDSVN from the exons ATGAAGAGTGTCCTGTGTCTTACGATGCCGGACACGGAGAGGCCCCTGTCTGCTGCTGGAAAGCTCAGCTATGCGCTGGGACACTTCCTGAACGACCTGTGTGCCTCTATGTGGTTCACCTACCTGCTGGTCTTCTACCACTCTGTGCTGGGCTTCCGGAACACTAACGCGG GTGTGTTGCTGCTGGTCGGGCAGGTGGCTGATGCTCTCTCTACACCTCTCATTGGCTACGAGTCTGACAGAAACCCCGGCTGTGGAAACTATGGCAGAAGGAAGACATGGCACTTAGTGG GCACACTGAGTGTGGTGCTGTCCTTTGCCTTCATCTTCAACCAGTGTCTGGGCTGCAACCCCCTTACACCTCAGTGGGTCAGCTTGACCTACTTCATCCCGTTCATCATCATCTTTCAGTTTGGCTGGGCGGCCACACAGATCTCCCACCTCTCTCTCATTCCAGAGCTGGTCACCTGTGAGGATGCTAAAGTAGAGCTCACTGCATACAG aTACGCATTCACAGTGATTGCCAACATCACAGTGTACGCTGTGGCCTACCTGCTGTTCCACTTGCAAGCCAGTGAGGATGGCGACCCGCTCAGCGATGAACTTGGACCAGTAGACATCCCCATCTTTAGG AATTTGGCTCTGATTGTTCTTGGTATCGGTGCAgtcttctccatcctcttccACCTGGGAACCAAAGAGTCAAGGCACAGAGCCGAAGGGGAGGCGCGAGAAGAggatgtgaggaagaggaaggagaaagtagaggaggaaagtgagcGCAGCCCCTTGCTCCCTCGCTCCCAgacctcctcatctctccttcaGTGGAAGTGTTGGCTGCAGCAGCCTTCTTTCTACCAG GTGGCCTTACTCTACATGTCTACCAGGTTAATAGTGAATCTGTCACAGACCTACATCTCTATGTATCTTATAAACACTCTGGGGCTGCATAAG AAGTTCATAGCGACGATACCATTAGTCATGTACATGAGTGGCTTCCTGTCCTCCTTCATTATGAAGCCTCTCACAAAATTGATTGGAAAATGT CTCACCTATTTTGTGGGCCTGCTGCTTATCATGGCCTTCTCCTACTGGGTGCTGCTGGATGTCAGGATGGGTCAGCAGGTGTACGGGGCAGCTGTGTTGCTGGGCGCAGGGTCAGCCACCATCCTGGTCATATCGCTTGCCATGACTGCTGAGCTCATTTCCAATCAGACT CAAAGTGGAGCATTTGTTTATGGAGCCATGAGTTTCACTGATAAGTTGGCTAATGGAGTGGCAGTGATGATCATTCAGGCACTTCATCCTTGCCA CACTGTGGTGTGTTGTCCCGCTTGTGTCTGGTTCTATCATTACATCATGGTCATTGTGACAGGAGGCGTGGCTGTCGTTGCAGCTATGGCTCTCTGCTCCATCCTCATCTGGCCAATAAGCATCAGACCAC gtggtTTGCCTGTCATCTCTAATGATGTCATCCCTGATAATTCAGACAGTGTCAACTAA